A region from the Cannabis sativa cultivar Pink pepper isolate KNU-18-1 chromosome 9, ASM2916894v1, whole genome shotgun sequence genome encodes:
- the LOC115722616 gene encoding uncharacterized protein LOC115722616 produces the protein MKITEEVVDENVVLYDDEDDVTADSILSTDEDISPDEEEDDDDDVDEDEDEDDDDDDDDEDEDDDDDDVQEVVQSSGGPPVHSVDDDEDDDDDDEDDDEDDDGEGDGDDDDDDGSDDDDEEEVDPEEDMGTEYLVRPVGRAEDEEDASDFEPEENGEEEGEEEVEEEDEDDDGGSGKVEAPPKRKRSDKDDSDDDDDNDDGGEDDERPSKR, from the exons ATGAAGATTACCGAGGAAGTTGTTGACGAAAACGTAGTTCTTtatgatgatgaggatgatgtCACGGCTGACAGCATATTATCAACTGACGAAGACATTAGTCCCGATGAGGAGGAGGACGATGACGACGATGTGGACGAGGACGAGGACGAGGATGACGACGACGACgatgatgatgaggatgaaGATGACGACGATGACGATGTTCAGGAGGTTGTACAATCCTCCGGTGGTCCTCCGGTTCACTCAGTAGATGACGATGAAGACGATGATGATGACGATGAGGACGacgatgaagatgatgatggtGAAGGTGATGGAGACGATGATGACGATGACGGAAGCGACGacgatgatgaagaagaagtcGACCCCGAAGAG GATATGGGTACTGAGTACCTTGTGCGGCCAGTGGGACGTGCAGAGGATGAGGAAGATGCAAGTGATTTTGAACCAGAAGAGAATGGAGAAGAAGAAGGTGAGGAGGAAGTTGAGGAGGAAGATGAAGACGATGATGGTGGTAGCGGGAAAGTGGAGGCACCACCAAAGAGAAAGAGATCGGACAAAGATGATTCCGACGATGATGACGACAATGATGATGGCGGAGAGGATGATGAGAGACCATCCAAGCGATAG